A part of Syntrophorhabdaceae bacterium genomic DNA contains:
- a CDS encoding NADH-quinone oxidoreductase subunit NuoF, with the protein MKTIKVGLGTCGVSAGGEKTFEAIKNEIEKQNIQVILKETGCNGMCYREPLMEVIDEESHSFLYGEVTPEKAKKIMTEHIVGNSPVKEWVIKNSVPSSDDSFLMKQKRIVLRNCGIIDPNSIDEYIAADGYKAIRKVLSEYTPEKVIEIISNSGLRGRGGGGFLSGLKWKFCRQAPGDKKYIICNADEGDPGAFMDRSTLESDPHSVLEGMMICAYAIGADEAYIYCRAEYPKAVQRLKDQIRSALSRGFLGKNIFGSDFNFSIKIKEGAGAFVCGEETALIASIEGKRGMPRFRPPFPANSGLWGKPTNINNVETYANVPWIILNGAEAFSSMGTDDSKGTKVFALAGKIARGGLAEVPMGITINEIVYEIGGGIKDNKKFKAVQMGGPSGGCIPATMGDLQIDYQKINKTGAIMGSGGLVVMDETTCMVEMAKFFLTFTQEESCGKCTFCRIGTKRMLEILERITDGKGEEGDVDLLQDLAYQIKNNAICGLGQTAPNPVLTTLKYFPEEYAAHIHDKKCPAHSCSALITYGILAEKCKGCMVCAKACPSDAITGEKKKVHEINSDLCVKCGKCFESCKFGAVTKN; encoded by the coding sequence ATCCTGAAGGAGACCGGGTGTAACGGTATGTGCTATCGGGAGCCTCTTATGGAAGTGATCGATGAAGAGAGCCATTCCTTCCTTTACGGCGAAGTTACCCCGGAAAAAGCAAAAAAAATTATGACCGAGCACATCGTCGGAAACAGCCCGGTAAAAGAGTGGGTTATAAAAAATTCCGTACCATCGTCTGATGATTCTTTCCTCATGAAACAGAAGAGGATCGTGCTCAGGAATTGCGGGATCATCGATCCCAACTCCATTGATGAGTATATTGCAGCCGACGGTTATAAGGCAATCCGGAAGGTGTTGTCCGAATATACGCCGGAAAAAGTCATAGAGATCATCTCGAACTCGGGTTTGCGCGGAAGGGGCGGCGGTGGTTTCCTTTCCGGGCTCAAATGGAAATTCTGCAGGCAGGCTCCCGGAGACAAAAAGTATATCATCTGTAACGCCGATGAAGGCGATCCCGGTGCGTTCATGGACAGGAGCACCCTCGAAAGCGATCCCCACTCCGTACTGGAAGGCATGATGATCTGTGCCTACGCCATAGGGGCGGATGAGGCCTATATTTACTGCCGGGCGGAGTATCCCAAAGCGGTGCAGAGGCTCAAAGATCAAATTCGCTCAGCCCTTTCCAGGGGCTTTCTGGGAAAGAACATCTTCGGCTCCGACTTCAATTTTTCGATCAAGATTAAGGAGGGAGCGGGGGCCTTTGTGTGCGGCGAGGAGACAGCCCTTATCGCTTCAATCGAAGGGAAGAGGGGAATGCCGAGGTTCAGGCCGCCCTTTCCCGCCAACAGCGGGCTCTGGGGAAAACCGACCAATATCAACAATGTGGAAACCTATGCGAACGTACCCTGGATTATCTTGAACGGTGCGGAGGCATTTTCGTCAATGGGGACCGATGACAGCAAAGGGACCAAGGTATTTGCCCTGGCGGGAAAGATCGCCCGTGGCGGCCTTGCGGAAGTGCCGATGGGGATCACGATCAATGAAATCGTGTATGAGATAGGCGGAGGCATAAAGGACAACAAGAAGTTCAAGGCCGTCCAGATGGGCGGACCGTCCGGAGGCTGTATCCCGGCGACTATGGGAGACCTTCAGATAGATTATCAGAAAATAAACAAGACAGGGGCCATCATGGGCTCAGGCGGTCTGGTGGTTATGGACGAGACTACCTGCATGGTGGAAATGGCGAAGTTCTTTCTCACCTTCACCCAGGAGGAATCGTGCGGCAAGTGCACCTTCTGTCGCATTGGGACAAAGCGCATGCTCGAGATCCTCGAAAGGATCACCGACGGCAAGGGAGAAGAGGGAGACGTCGATCTCCTCCAGGATTTGGCCTATCAAATCAAGAACAATGCGATTTGCGGACTCGGGCAAACAGCGCCCAACCCCGTGCTCACTACACTGAAATATTTTCCCGAAGAATACGCAGCCCACATACACGACAAGAAGTGCCCTGCCCATAGCTGCTCGGCCCTGATCACTTACGGTATACTTGCAGAGAAGTGCAAGGGTTGTATGGTGTGCGCGAAGGCGTGTCCCTCCGATGCAATCACCGGAGAAAAAAAGAAAGTTCATGAGATCAACTCCGACCTTTGTGTAAAATGCGGCAAGTGTTTTGAATCCTGCAAGTTCGGTGCGGTGACAAAAAACTAA